From the Trichoplusia ni isolate ovarian cell line Hi5 chromosome 1, tn1, whole genome shotgun sequence genome, the window GGACATTTCAACAACCGATCGATTTCGGTTGAGAGCTAAATCCAAATGGTGTacttgtttttctgttttttggGGGTTCCCACCATTGGAAACGGTGATATAATCAATAATTCCCCGACATTATGATTGACCattcaggcttattggcaaatATAGTCCTGTTAGTGATGGTAAGTTGATCTCTGACATGACAAAGTCATTGCTGCCCTCTATCTGACATTTGGATTTTAAATtgacatattttatgttatttttttatatatttattttcgattCGTCCTAAGACATCATTATATGGTATAAGATTTTTGCTCCAGACACCAAGTATAGCTATAAGAACCGAATACCGAAACGTCATTACTCATAATAAAGTCGTTAAATGATTGACGTCTTTGTCATATTGAGACAAAATAGACAGACATTTTGGAAGTCAAATCGCGTTTCAGTATACGGTGGAAGATTACTTAGAATGCTATGGATTGAATTTTCGATATTTATATAATCTTAACAATCTTATAACTAATCAATACATTGAAGTAACAATCCATATTCTGTAGAAGTGGGTACACAATCCGTTACTTgactttaaatacttaaatagttCGCAGTTAATACACCTATTttaacaattagataaatataaatgttttaaatagtaGAGTATCTTCGGCTTAGGCCTCAGATGGACATCGATCGGAacaccaaaatattttgtaaaataaataggtaggtacatgaCAGTTATgatagtagtttttttaataatataatattacaccTTTTATTCTAATGGTTATAacatagatattaaataaatagacaaacatttatttatgtttttatatgcATTAAGATCAGTTATCACTCCGATTTTTACTAACTacttagatataataatatgttgagTTCTAATTGAAAGGAAGTACCTACTTTTCATTTTTACGGAGATAGGAGAACAAATTTGATGCTACACAGAACTGTTTCATTTCGAAAACTACATGACTTTGAGTTCCATTTAGCCTCGTTGGTCTATAAATATTAACGAGGCTCCTAATAAGTTGCGTGATTAAACAAATTgcaactataattttaatattacataatattttctgtGGAATAGTTGAGAAGTTAGGTTATtctaaaaccaatttatttaagaaagtcACTTTTCTAATTTGAACAACTACACGTAAACGACGCAGGTAATAAGTTTCTCTCAGTTATATAAAggtatgtataatgtatatctACTTAAACTTTCATGGACATTcattaaatatagttattagAAAAGGATTAGGCTATTAAACTTTCACGACTGCGGACccagaaaaatagaaaatatcgaAAACGTACAAAgattaatttactattaaagACCTAAAATATTCAAAGGTAAATGGTATCTAAAAATATGAGGAATAGTTTCATCTACAATTAGGACAGATATTCTTTGGGAAAAACATGGAGGAAGCCTCTCCATGCCACTCTTCGTCTCGTCATGAAGCATCCTAagtaaatagatatatttcttaCTTAACAAGTGAAACAATAATTTCAGTTATATTTTAAtcctattaatttttaatataaataattgtaattatcaaGTACCTATCTAAACTGTAATGTCaacatattgattttaataaataggaaataaCCAGGTTTAAAGGAAACCTTTTTTCGTTCAGAGATCCACAGttgtgataataatataaacagcgGGTTCTTTCTGTCTCTGTTGTCATCTCAGGTGGCTGTCAAGATCAGAATTATTTAGTCACAAATGCGACGACAAATTTTGGTATCCAGTGTTCTGTGAATTGACAACGGAGAGTCTAATATGCCGCTGATAATAATAGTGATATGCATAACATCAAATACACAtagttatataattttattatttacctaatCTAAACATAGTTTACGTATGCTTCTTAGCTTTGAGGGTCTTCTCATAATATTTTTCCTCTACGTGAAACCGTTAATCGGCTTTAAAATATGTCACTTATATCAGAATTTTAATCGTCATTTTAATCCTGTATTTATTGTGCTAAAGGGTTAGTTTATCAAGAGTCCAATCTTACATCAAGTGTTGTGATTAGTTTGTTTATGAAAACCAATCTTATCGAAACTCGATTTGACAAAGCTTTGTCGCTCTTAAAATAGCAGTAACGTCATTTACAACGATGAGAACTTTAAAATCGCTTGTATGTCAGTTTAACAACCGGTgatctttaaaattaatgagtCACGTGTCAAAGCTCGATTGCCCTGATTGGTTATTAGTCTTTTTTGCCCAAAATGGATCAGGCTGACAGAAGCTTGGGGCAATTCTTGTATTTTGTCAGTCAGCGTGTACTTTGCTAAGTATTGACAACTTAACCGTTAGGACGGCAGTCGTgtattgtcatttgttttacagCCATTCTGCAGACTATCTTACTAGATATAAAAACTTTAGGCCACGGGAGTTCTTAAGGCATTTCTTTCCCAATTACGAGCTAtatcaagatatttttatcattccaattcttaaaaaatcttttaacatcTAGTAACTGCTTAAGCATCATTGTAACTTTGACCGTAAGTCAGGAGGCCTCAAGGATCTGGGTACGATCGGTTGATACCAATTTTATCAATGTTTGTGAAGTCGTATTAGCTTTTAAAGCGTTACTTCGCTTTAACTACAAGTATGCACGCAAATATAACTACGTATGGGTTCTTACCAAGCAGTCCTGCAGTCCTTTAAATATATGAAGTGTTTAGGAGTTAACATAGGAAGTTTTTACAATCACTCGAGTTTTTAAATTCGGGGCACGTTACAAGGATTCCACACGAGTGGgtttatgataaaatactaaaagcAGTATTTATGAACAACATTTACCAAACTTGTTGCATAGATCAGATATACTACTTTTCAAAACCTAAAAGATATGAAATATTGGTTTGTTAGCAACACGAGGTGCCATTTTACAACCGACATTTTTGAACGTAGTCCTAATCTGTAGCGTCTGTTTTcctaacaaataatattaaataaagaaacacaCAGAAAATTAATCGTGCAATAACAGGACTAGGTAGGTTTGTATAGGTATTAGTCAGCCTGGATATAAAATctagaagattttttatttgaaatttatcgTCTTTGCGATACACAAAAAGGTGAGATCAATATCGAGTTTATATTCAGGCAGACTGGGATtcgttaaaataaaaggaatataaaaacaaaacaaaacttaaaataatgaagaactgtttattttaactttctcttcaaataaataaacactttaatgaacaaaaattttaaaatcattaaattaaagaaattgtcGGTATACAAATCTACACaacattgttttacaaatatcaTATTACCACATTAACAAACTCATAAAAtgtcctttttaatatttatcaatcttCACGACGTTACTATTAACAAGCTTACATAAAAgtttcatataataattaacGTTATTTAATTAGCTCGGNNNNNNNNNNNNNNNNNNNNNNNNNNNNNNNNNNNNNNNNNNNNNNNNNNNNNNNNNNNNNNNNNNNNNNNNNNNNNNNNNNNNNNNNNNNNNNNNNNNNNNNNNNNNNNNNNNNNNNNNNNNNNNNNNNNNNNNNNNNNNNNNNNNNNNNNNNNNNNNNNNNNNNNNNNNNNNNNNNNNNNNNNNNNNNNNNNNNNNNNNNNNNNNNNNNNNNNNNNNNNNNNNNNNNNNNNNNNNNNNNNNNNNNNNNNNNNNNNNNNNNNNNNNNNNNNNNNNNNNNNNNNNNNNNNNNNNNNNNNNNNNNNNNNNNNNNNNNNNNNNNNNNNNNNNNNNNNNNNNNNNNNNNNNNNNNNNNNNNNNNNNNNNNNNNNNNNNNNNNNNNNNNNNNNNNNNNNNNNNNNNNNNNNNNNNNNNNNNNNNNNNNNNNNNNNNNNNNNNNNNNNNNNNNNNNNNNNNNNNNNNNNNNNNNNNNNNNNNNNNNNNNNNNNNNNNNNNNNNNNNNNNNNNNNNNNNNNNNNNNNNNNNNNNNNNNNNNNNNNNNNNNNNNNNNNNNNNNNNNNNNNNNNNNNNNNNNNNNNNNNNNNNNNNNNNNNNNNNNNNNNNNNNNNNNNNNNNNNNNNNNNNNNNNNNNNNNNNNNNNNNNNNNNNNNNNNNNNNNNNNNNNNNNNNNNNNNNNNNNNNNNNNNNNNNNNNNNNNNNNNNNNNNNNNNNNNNNNNNNNNNNNNNNNNNNNNNNNNNNNNNNNNNNNNNNNNNNNNNNNNNNNNNNNNNNNNNNNNNNNNNNNNNNNNNNNNNNNNNNNNNNNNNNNNNNNNNNNNNNNNNNNNNNNNNNNNNNNNNNNNNNNNNNNNNNNNNNNNNNNNNNNNNNNNNNNNNNNNNNNNNNNNNNNNNNNNNNNNNNNNNNNNNNNNNNNNNNNNNNNNNNNNNNNNNNNNNNNNNNNNNNNNNNNNNNNNNNNNNNNNNNNNNNNNNNNNNNNNNNNNNNNNNNNNNNNNNNNNNNNGTGGAGTTCAAGGGAAGGGAACTACTTTTATATTCACTGATCTCGATATCAAAGAGGAAGGATTCCTTGAATATCTGAACAATATTTTGTCATCCGGTGTTATTTCCAATCTTTTTACCAAAGATGAGCAACAAGAAATAATATCTGAACTGACTCCTATTATGAAACGTGAAAATCAAAAACGAACTTTGACGAACGAATTGGTAATGGAATATTTTCTGAACAGAACTTGTCAAAATCTTCATGTAGTACTCTGCTTCTCTCCGGTAagtcaaacattttaatcatgtaaaaaattgcattgtaaaaaaaatgcaatattaaagtattacaaatattattcacGGTTTGATGGTGGTCTAATTAGACTACTGccgcaaaaaaatatttaacaacacAACGTATCGAATATGATGGATAGTTGGAATCAAAAACtgttgaaaacaaatgtttaagtGATGTGCACGATTATTTGTCATGTGTATGGGTGTAATTTATATGCATTATTTATATCTTGCCCACTTTGTCAGGCGgcaaatttattagaaaaacaaaattgaccTTGTTCGGCTAAAAAGCATGATATTCTCATAATGTATAACTTATAgctacactagctgttgcccgcgacttcgtacgcgtggttagaagatataagttataatttatacctgccttctatctatctatctgccttctatctatcttgtagaattcagtcagcgtttgcaatgtaagcgcaaaaaatgtgtttttttacgacgtcacattagaaacctcaaaaattgtagcctatgtgttatccTGATGTAtcagctatattgtggtaaagtttcattcaaatccattcagtagtttttacgtgaaagagtaacagacatccatacttacaaactttcgcctttataatagtagtaggatttgcTATCTACCAGTGAgcaattttttaaattggttcaTTGCTTTTGGAGATTAtccattatatattattatgtagaaacttacaaacaaatttcacctctttataatattagtataggtgtatatttagaaatatggaAGTAGGCATTTTATCAGTTCTTCAGTACTCGTAATACTAGCTTTGCTTagattgagactagatggcgttgtgtgaaaattgtgaaatattgtattatacattaaatattatatcttattattataactaaagtgtatttctttctttttcaggTCAGTGAAGCCTTCCGATATCGTGCCATGCGTTTCCCTGCCCTCATATCTGGATGCACAATTGATTGGTTTCAACCGTGGCCTAAAGATGCATTGGTTTCTGTAGCTGATCATTTTTTGGCAGAATTTGAAATTGAATGCACGAAAGAGGTGAAAAAAGAACTAGTCACAGTTTTAGGAACAATTCAAGACGTGGTATCTCAAGTTTCAGTAGAATATTACCAAAGATTCCGTCGTTCATCTCATGTCACACCCAAGtcttatcttaattttattggtggctacaaaactatttatcaaatgaaacaaaaagaattAGGTGATGGTGCTTTAAGAATGGATACTGGACTCGAAAAACTTCGAGAAGCTTCTATATCTGTAGAGGTTTTGAAAAAAGACTTAGCAGTCATGGAGCAAGATTTAGCTTTAGCTTCTGAAAAAGCTGGTCGAGTCTTGACGGAAGTAACAGAAAGAGCAATGCAGGctgaaattgtaaaaaatcaaGTACAGATAGTCAAAGAAAAAGCAGAAGCTCTTGTAGCCTACATTGCAgaggaaaaagaaaaagctGAAATAAAACTCGAAGCTGCAAAACCTGCATTAGAAGAAGCTGAGGCAGCCCTGAATACTATCAAACCGGCACATATAGCTACAGTTCGTAAGCTGGGCAGACCTCCACATCTTATTATGAGAATCATGGACTGTGTGCTCATTCTCTTTCAACGTCGTTTACACCCTGTTATATCGGACACAGCTGCTCCCTGTCCGAAGCCATCTTGGGCAGAATCTTTAAAGGTACTTCGTTGCTTCCTATATTTGCAATGTTGACTTCTTTAACGGTTTCTTATCTCAATTTATTACTTTCAGATGATGGCTAGTACGACATTTTTGTTGCAACTTCAAAACTATCCAaaagacataataaataatgaaatggtTGAACATCTTAATCCGTACTTTGAAATGGAAGATTACAATATGGATACAGCTAAGAGAGTATGCGGAGACGTTGCTGGTTTACTGTCTTGGACAAAGGCGATGGCTTTCTTTCACAGTGTCAATAAAGAAGTGTTGCCTCTTAAAGCTAATCTTTTGCTGCAAGAAGCCAGGTTGAAGGTAAACTAGAAGTTTATAAAGCcgcataaatatacttttagattttatgtattcaacattttttatcgtataaaaatattttaagcaaaataaaccaaatattctatttaattttttttattacattgctTGACATTggcgataaattaaaaagtaactatgtttttttatagGTGGCTATGGATGACCTGGCATCGGCAGAAAGGCAATTAGAAGAAAGAGAAATGTCGCTCAGAAAGGTAAAGGAACAATATGAATCAGCAGTTTCTGAAAAACAACAATTGACCGACGCTGCTAATGTGTGTTTAAGAAAGATGACAGCTGCTACAGCACTGATAAATGGGCTGGGAGGTGAAAAGATAAGATGGACTCAACAAAGTAAAGACTTCAAAGAACAGTTGGGAAGACTGGTTGGTGATGTTGTTTTAGCTACTGGGTTTTTGTCGTATTGTGGTCCTTACAATCAAGAGTTCAGAAATAGTTTACTAAAGACTTGGATGGGGATTTTGACAAGCAAACAAATACCTGTAACTCAGGATTTAAATATCACTAATATGCTGGTAGAGAATGCAACTATATCCGAATGGACTTTACAAGGACTGCCTAATGATGAACTATCTGTCCAAAATGCCCTTATTGTAACCAAGTCTAGTTCCTACCCGCTTTTAGTAGACCCTCAAAGTCAAGGAAAGAATTggataaaaaacaaagaaagctCCAATGAATTGCAAATTACTTCTCtaaatcacaaatattttagaacTCATTTGGAAGATAGTCTGTCTCTAGGAAGGCCTTTGCTAATAGAAGATGTTGCCGTTGAATTAGATCCCGTAATAGACAACGTACTGGAAAAGAATTTCATTAAATCAGGATCGATTGAAAAAGTAATTGTAGGCGACAAGGAATGTGATGTAATGCCTGGATTTATGCTGTATATCACTACAAAACTTCCTAATCCGGCGTATTCACCTGAAATAAGTGCTAAGACATCGATTATAGACTTTACTGTAACCATGCGGGGACTCGAAGACCAGTTGCTTGGGCGAGTGATCTTGATGGAAAAATCTGATTTAGAAGAAGAGCGCGTAGCCTTATTTGAATCTGTTATGAAAAATCAGAGAAGTATGAAAGAGTTGGAAAGCAATTTACTTTGTCGTTTAACGTCCTCTGAAGGATCTTTGGTAGATGACGAAGCTTTAATTCAAgtattacaaataacaaaaacaactgcAGAGGAGGTAAACGAAAAACTTAAAGTAGCTGAAGTaacagaaaagaaaattgtaaaagcGAGAGAAGAATTTAGGGCAGTCGCTGCCAGAGGCTCCATCCTGTACTTCTTGATTGTGGAAATGAGTAATGTTAACATAATGTACCAGAACTCattaaagcaatttttaaatatttttgataactcAATAACTAAGTCTACAAAGACCAATGTAACTGAagaaagaataaatataattttgaagtaTTTGACGCACGAGGTTTGGGCGTTTACGTTACGCAGCCTGTATGAACGCCACAAAGCCTTATTCACACTTATGTTAGCGATGAAAATAGACTGTCAAAGTGGTTTGATTTCGCATGACGAGTTTATGGCATTTATCAAAGGCGGTGCGTCGTTAGATTTGAATGCCGTCACACCAAAACCATTTAGATGGATTTTAGATATTACCTGGTTGAATCTCGTTGAAATAAGTAAACTTAAAACTTTTGGTGATGTTCTTAGCAGGGTGAGTTAAAAATTTTGTATCTTACGTAGTTTATTTAACTCAAGTTTATATTCatgtgtgttttaaaaatattatgttaaataatgatttagatAACAAGTAATGAAAAAGAATGGCGCGTTTGGTATGAAAAAGCAAAACCAGAAGACGAAAGTTTTCCATGTGGTTATCAAGAAAGCTTGGATGTCTTTAGAAAGCTATTGCTGATTAGATCTTGGAGTCCTGATAGAACATTGTCTCAAGCACGAAAATATATATGTGGTGAGTTATtggagagattttttttattcggatTGTATTTTCAGTCTAAATACTGTTTTCTATTCTTACAGATTCTCTTGGGCCTGAATATGGAGAAGGGCGCATTCTTAACTTAGAAACTACCTGGGAAGAATCCGAACCCCGTACTcctttaatttgtattttatctatTGGGTCAGACCCTTCAGCACAAATCGCAACACTTGCAAAAGCAAAAGAAATCGGTAAGTTCagcaaagtaaaacaaatatttttgatatattatgattgatatatatttgaaatatttataattatgtgaactattttataacattagtgtCTTTACGACGACtgtgtaataaaatctttttttgcaGTTTTGAAATCGGTATCTATGGGACAAGGGCAAGAGATAGTAGCAAGAAAAATGATTTCTGATTCCATGAACGAAGGTGGTTGGGTACTGCTCCAGAATATCCATTTATCACTTCCATTCTGTGTAGAAGCAATGGACGCCTTGATTGAAACAGAGCATATTCAAGAATCATTTAGACTTTGGCTTACGACAGAAGTGCACACTGAATTTCCTATTGGCCTACTACAAATGGCTATCAAGTTTACGAATGAACCTCCTCAAGGCATCAGAGCGAGTATGAAGAGAACGTATCAAAACATAACGCAAGACAGCCTAGATTATTCATCTCTATCTCAATGGCCTCCACTCCTATACGCGGTTGCATTTCTACACACGATCGTACAAGAACGAAGGAAATTTGGACCTTTAGGATGGAATATTCCGTACGAATTTAACCAATCAGATTATGCTGCTAGCGTTCAATTTGTGCAAAATCATTTAGATGATATAGACCCTAAAAAGGGCATATCTTGGCCAACAATATGCTATATGCTTGGTGAAGTAATGTACGGTGGTCGTGTCACAGATGATTTCGACAAACGCTTGCTTACTACTTTTACAAATGTGTGGTTCTGTGACGTACTTTTACGCCCTGGTTTCGAGTTTTATAAAGGTTACAAAGTTCCTACAACACGAAATATTCAAGGATATGTAGATTATATCAATCAGCTCCCTCTGACTGACACTCCTGAGGTATTTGGGCTGCACGGAAACGCTGATATAACGTATCAAATTAACAGCGCTAAAGACATTTTAGATACGATATTAAATGTTCAGCCCAAAGAAGGAGGTAGTCAAGGCGGAGAAACGAGAGAAAGTATCGTATATCGGTTAGCTGAGGACATGTTGGAAAAGCTACCAAAGCAATACGTCAGTTTTGAAGTAAGAGAAGCGCTGGTCAAAATGGGTGCTTTTCTTccgatgaatatttttttaaggtaatttatttttgcattttgttttgcaCTGCAACAAtgagaaatgttacaaaaaaaggaGATGAATCATCACTTTTATGCGTGTGCCGCGTCAAAGgttaaagttacttaaaaagaaagaaTGTCAGAAGTGCTTTTcttaaaaactacaaactaaaaat encodes:
- the LOC113500163 gene encoding dynein heavy chain 5, axonemal-like: MDQADRSLGQFLYFVIQGKGTTFIFTDLDIKEEGFLEYLNNILSSGVISNLFTKDEQQEIISELTPIMKRENQKRTLTNELVMEYFLNRTCQNLHVVLCFSPVSEAFRYRAMRFPALISGCTIDWFQPWPKDALVSVADHFLAEFEIECTKEVKKELVTVLGTIQDVVSQVSVEYYQRFRRSSHVTPKSYLNFIGGYKTIYQMKQKELGDGALRMDTGLEKLREASISVEVLKKDLAVMEQDLALASEKAGRVLTEVTERAMQAEIVKNQVQIVKEKAEALVAYIAEEKEKAEIKLEAAKPALEEAEAALNTIKPAHIATVRKLGRPPHLIMRIMDCVLILFQRRLHPVISDTAAPCPKPSWAESLKMMASTTFLLQLQNYPKDIINNEMVEHLNPYFEMEDYNMDTAKRVCGDVAGLLSWTKAMAFFHSVNKEVLPLKANLLLQEARLKVAMDDLASAERQLEEREMSLRKVKEQYESAVSEKQQLTDAANVCLRKMTAATALINGLGGEKIRWTQQSKDFKEQLGRLVGDVVLATGFLSYCGPYNQEFRNSLLKTWMGILTSKQIPVTQDLNITNMLVENATISEWTLQGLPNDELSVQNALIVTKSSSYPLLVDPQSQGKNWIKNKESSNELQITSLNHKYFRTHLEDSLSLGRPLLIEDVAVELDPVIDNVLEKNFIKSGSIEKVIVGDKECDVMPGFMLYITTKLPNPAYSPEISAKTSIIDFTVTMRGLEDQLLGRVILMEKSDLEEERVALFESVMKNQRSMKELESNLLCRLTSSEGSLVDDEALIQVLQITKTTAEEVNEKLKVAEVTEKKIVKAREEFRAVAARGSILYFLIVEMSNVNIMYQNSLKQFLNIFDNSITKSTKTNVTEERINIILKYLTHEVWAFTLRSLYERHKALFTLMLAMKIDCQSGLISHDEFMAFIKGGASLDLNAVTPKPFRWILDITWLNLVEISKLKTFGDVLSRITSNEKEWRVWYEKAKPEDESFPCGYQESLDVFRKLLLIRSWSPDRTLSQARKYICDSLGPEYGEGRILNLETTWEESEPRTPLICILSIGSDPSAQIATLAKAKEIVLKSVSMGQGQEIVARKMISDSMNEGGWVLLQNIHLSLPFCVEAMDALIETEHIQESFRLWLTTEVHTEFPIGLLQMAIKFTNEPPQGIRASMKRTYQNITQDSLDYSSLSQWPPLLYAVAFLHTIVQERRKFGPLGWNIPYEFNQSDYAASVQFVQNHLDDIDPKKGISWPTICYMLGEVMYGGRVTDDFDKRLLTTFTNVWFCDVLLRPGFEFYKGYKVPTTRNIQGYVDYINQLPLTDTPEVFGLHGNADITYQINSAKDILDTILNVQPKEGGSQGGETRESIVYRLAEDMLEKLPKQYVSFEVREALVKMGAFLPMNIFLRQEIDRIQKVVKTVSSTLCDLKLAIDGTIVMSQGLRESLDAMYDARIPQKWLKVSWESATLGFWYTELLEREQQYRIWLRNGRPSAFWMTGFFNPQGFLTAMRQEVTRSHKGWALDSVVLQNHITKLNREEVHEGPAEGVYVYGLFLEGASLDRKTGKLIESKPKVLYEQMPVIYIFAINTTAGKDPRLYECPIYRKPQRTDAKYVGSIDFETDSNPRHWTLRGVALLCDIK